AAGAAATTACAGTGAGCCGTGAGATGGATAAGAAATTACTTACAAAAATAGTacaaaaacttaaaaagttttTAGTGATAATAATTGATTTAACCATTTTGTGTCCAAAAGTGGCCGGATCCTAAATATTTGTTAAGGACTAGTAAGACTCTTTACAAGCGAGTTCAAGTTGAAAGGGtataatcatttatattttatacacctttttaatttttatatatactattgaAAATGGTTACTAAAATACTATGTTATCTAAACTATATAGACTAAGAAAGTATACAATATAGAATACTAAAGcattacttttaaaataaacgTTTACTTTATACATACTTATATCTattaaactataaataatttataaaaaattaaagaaaataaaaataaaaatataattaagccAAGCGAATCGAAGTGGGCTACAGACAAACTTAAACCGTATTAATATGCGAACACCCTCCTCTCCCAGTCGACGCCCtaaaaccctctctctctctctctctctctctctctctctcttctttcatTTTCGGACACttcccctctctttctttccgCAGCCCCTTCCCCCTCCCAATCTCTCACTCTTCGACATGGCTTGCGCTCGAAGAAGCCTCACCTCCAACTTCACCCAACACCTCTCTCGCCGCCTCATCAACCCTTCCTTCTCCCACCTCCTCCACGATGATCGCGACGCCTCCCCCGAACCCCACCCCGCTCCTCCGCCCCCTCCGCCTCCGCGAAACCCTAAAACCCACGCCCGATCCCTCAACGGCTTCGGCCCCTTTCTCCCTCGCGATCCGAGAAGCAGCCGCGTCGGATTCTACACCCCCCTCGGCGTCGATCCCTTCCTCCGAAGCTATTCCTCCGCCCCCGAgggatcgccgccgccgcggccgattCCTTCTTCCCAGTGGCGGCGCTGCAGTACTTGATCGATGGGGTTCACTCGGTCACGGGGCTTAATTGGTTCGTTCCTTCTTGTACCAGATGCAGCTGTTTTAGTGTTCTCTGCTTTTCCAAGAAGCCAAACGATCTGATCTTAGTATCGATTTGTGCGTTTTAGGTGGGCTTGTATTGCGCTGACGACCATCTTGATTCGAAGTGCTACAGTTCCGCTTCTTCTTAACCAGTTGAAGGCCACCGTGAAGCTTAACGTGAGTCTCGTCTCATCCTTTCTTTTAGATTTGCTTTtctgataatatttttttggcctGGTGTACCTGCATCAAAATATAGCTGTTATTCCGAGTCACTGATGTTTGCCGTTTGGTTTGATCTCCATATCTTAGCTTATTCACACTTTCTTGAACTGCATCTGAAACAATGAAATGTGTCTTGGTGTTTTCCTTCTTGTATTTTTCAATTCTTGGCTCACTGTTCTATGCCTTCTTTGCCTTATACAATTGAAAGCAAATGGTATTGTCTTTCTACACAACTGTAGTTGCTGTATATTCGTTAGTTTATATGTTGTGGACCAGATATGGTTAGGTTGAAGGGCTTGCAATATGTAGTGGGGAAAATGATGATCAATATGACAAACCAATTTCGCACGTTTGGAGTTTGTAGTTGGTAAGTTCATGAAAGTGCTGCAACTCAGTGGACGATACAGTTATCTTCATATATCGGGTTTCGGTTGAATGGTTGTTGTCAACATTGTGTTCCACAAATTACATCTGAAAAGGTTGGTAATGTTTTAACAACAGAAGAAGCCTGACTTAGTATAATGCGAGGATAGCTTCGGTTAACCAATATGATGCTAAGCAATCCTGTTCCTAGGAATCCCAAAGGTTCCAACTCTCGGCACCAAGGATATGAAAAAACTGGCACAAGTCTTTGAATGTCTCTTAACGAGTTATATTTTCTTGCCGATTTGGTTGAGCTGATACAATTGAAAGCAACGAGCAAGAGCAAAGTGTAGCTTAAACTTAAAAATCTGAAAGAAACCAAATCATTAACGTAACCAATTGCAATCAATTATGCTACAAGGCTTTATAGATGTTATTGTTATTGCAAGATGCATTACTTGTCGCCTTCATATTGtttattcatttttcttttcaggTAACATTCTCATTTTCATGGGCATACAAACTTTGAAATTTGTgtctaatgtttttcttttctttctttatgaCTTCCAGATGATGAGACCAGAGTTAGAACAGCTAAAGCAAGAAATGCAAAACGTAAGATTAAACTCTTACTTTGTGATGTTTACATTGAATTTCTGTTCTCAAACCATTCAAATAATAAGTAGCCTTATCTTCTGCTCCTCATGCCTGCGCattaattttaaactatattttgCAGTCCATGGATCCACAATCTCTTCAGGAGGGTCAAAAGCGAATGAATGCGTTATTCCGGAAGTACGCATTATGAATGATGATATTTTTCTTTGCTGAACGGAGTTTGATTTTTCTAATACATTTTTCTCTGCCATGTTTTTCTTCATTCAAGTACTATGTTCTGaagaattctttttcttttcatactATACAGAACATTGCTCTATAAGACTATAACTAAGAATTCATATGTTctacaattatttctttttctcctgTTCGTTTTATATAGAGATTGACAGCCTGGAGATTCACTTCTTTCTTAGGTTGTGTATTGATATCTATTTCTAGAAGATATATTGGCATGTCAAGCCTAATTCTCGAGGATAGCTCTTCCTGGCTGTGTCTGCTACTGGATGCTCTGGAAACCATAAATTGTAACTGTTAGCATGAATTGGTACAACAGAGTGGATAATCTTTAAGTGGTCCTCTAGGTCTAATAAGTGCAAGCATTAAGGTGTTGCTTTCTGGGTCTGTTAAGTTACTGGTTAGCACAGTAGTGTGACAATTTTTCCTGATAATGCATGTGGTTGTAAAGTTGAAATTGTCAGCTTTGTTGGAGCAACCATGCATAAGAATGCTCCTTTTATTTGTCTATCAGCAATCACTTGGTAGTGTCCGTTTTGACTAAGTTGTTACAATCcctgatttttttctttttcttttttgggcaATTTGTTGCAGGTATGGTGTTACTCCATTTactccactgaaaggagttttcatccaagggcccaTCTTTGTTAGCTTTTTCTTCGCAGTATGTTGAGTTCTCTATTAAGAATGAAGTCATATATTCTGTGCTTTCATTTTCTTGATAGccttattcattttattttctttgcagcctttttcatttcattttcttGATAGTCCAGTTGTTTGGTCGATTTTGAAGCAGTGATGCAATTGATCTCGTTGAATAATTGTAGCTGATCTCACTCCTTGTCTTGTCATTTCTAGATTTCAAACATGGTCGAGAAAGTTCCATCATTCAAAGGAGGGGGAGCATTATGGTTTACCGATTTGACAACTCCTGATCAGTTATACATTTTTCCAGTGTTAACATCATTGACCTTCTTGGCCACAGTAGAGGTAAGTGTATTGTGATAGAAGTATTGATAAATGCTTGCCTCTTCTATATATTCCAAACTAAATTGAGTATATATTGCTAGCCTAACTTATACTTGCCTTTGTCTTTTCTGTTTGAGCAAACTATTTAAGGCCAAACTTTGATAATCTTTTTCCCATTTACACAATGTTTGGGCTATTATCACTTAGCTGTGCCTTCCTTTACGGCAACTTCATTGTAGTTGAGAACTTGATATAATGATATCAATTTGTTCTCATTTCTAGATTGCTGAACTAAATAAATGATCATTCTTATTTTGCAGATTTTGTGTTGTAGTCTTAAGATAATGCAGGATTGACTTTGGGATAGGTTAATTTTTCTGTCTTTTTTTTAAGTCATATTTGCCAGTTGTTGTTGAGCAAATTTGCTTACATCATCAATGACTTCCCTATTTGAATTTGAGTAACATATTTCATTGTCGACCACATGAGCAGGTATCATAATTGTtctcttattttatttgtgctgcatttttttttcttgaagggctttattatgtaattaatccttccattaattatttgtaagttgttttgGAAGGCTTCAAGAATAAGCAAAACCTGAAATTTGTATTACATTCTTTCAGCTAAACATGCAAGAAGGTATGGAAGGGAATCCTATGGCAAATAAGATGAAGAATTTTTCAAGAGTACTTGCTCTTTTTACTGTCCCCTTTACAGCAAGCTTCCCAAAGGTATCTTACtgttacaaaattaatattcagTTTTGCTGTACATATCAATATGGTGCTTGTCATACATGAATTTTTTTACTTGAAGAGGATGAGATTAAAAATAAAGTGGAGACATTGTGTTTGTAAATATTTTCAAGAAAACAGTGTAGGTGATTGAATGTCTGGAGATAGATAATCAATGTGGATAGAGCAGTGCGCATGCTAAAATACTCCGTCTATGTGAGGTGAAATATGCTTAGGAAGATGTAAGAGACAATTTGAGACTTAATAACATTACTTTGGATATTTGGAAGTGCTTTGGGGGAATAGTGTGTGATTTCTTTGACTATAATATTCGACAAAGTTTAGGGCTGGAAGATGCCAGATGAGCGGAGGCAGATTATTCTAGTAGTGTCATGGAAAAAAGTTGCTCCATTATACTTAACCCTAGACCTGTGAGTTATAGTGGAATATTACAACCTCTTGGAGGAAGAAACAGATTGAGGAAGACCTAAGGTGAAGACTTAAGCTACTGAAAgggattaaaattttacaatcatCATGATTGTTATAACGTAAGACTGGTGATCACATACTGACCTACAATATATCTGGGGAAAGTAGAATGGATGAGTAGTGGCTAAGTTAAGGGAATGTTCTGGAAAAACTGGAGTACAACATCTAACGTTGTTCGTATGACAGCTGTATAAGGAAGATATCcgaaattaaatagtaaattacaaaCTTTTCTTTATGATAGCATATCCATGTGCTATCCTATCACTCTAGTTCCAAACCATTTTCTTAATTCTGTTGCCTGCATTATGTGAATGTGCTTGCTTATGGTTTATATTATTCGGCTGACTGGTTTACGTCCTGTCAGGCCATCTTTTGCTATTGGATcacatcaaatattttttctcttctataTGGATTTGGTAAGTCCATTTTCTCTTGTTCAtctgagggttttttttttcccctgttcCTTTTCTTTGATTTCCTTATCTAAGTCTCATAAACTTAatcttttctttagcacttaAACGCCCACCTGTAAGGAAGTTTTTGAATCTTCCTGAGATAGTACCTCAGGCAGCTGGAGCACCACAACCaagcttttctttctttgggAATTCCAAGTCTATTACTCCTGTAGCCTCTCCACTACAAGCTAAGGAAGCTACCCAATCAATTACAACAGAAAGAAGGGTGTCTTCATCTGCCGTCATGAGTCAGCGGATTAGAAACTTGGAGAAAACTGTGAAAGCTAGAGGCAAGCCTAAAAGAAGGTGAAAGACTTTTACACGGATTAATTATTGAATACCTAGGCAAAGTAGTTAATAAGTTAATCATATGCCTTTTGGCAACGCAATTTATACTTCTTGCGTGAGGGAATCAATTCTTTTTCTCGACAAATAAATTAGTCTTGTTGTTGTTGACATGCGAAATAGAAAATAGAAGATCACTCTAATTAGCTTGGAGTATGGGTTGGACCAAGTCATTAGAATTCATTGTAGTAGTGCGGTTCCGCCCTCAACCGATTGTGGGTAATATAATGCTATGGCACTACGTTTACTTCTTGCCAGTCACAACCTGACTCTTGAAAGAGCGTTTAAAGTTTCTTTGCGCTTAATTGGTTTCTTTGCACTTAATTGGTAACTCGAAAGTTTTGAACAAGTTGTAACATAAGGACATAAATTTTGGTCGAAACATTGTAAGCTGTGGAACTATTCTTGtgcttctctctatctctgtCAATTTGTTGTCTCGATTGTAATTTGTAGAATCTTTTGGTATTGACTTTCATCATCTCcaattatattttcatcttgACTGTTTAGAGGACCAGCTAGTGCCAACTTCTGTGCTCTgcgtttttctttttcatgttAATCACTGCGTGACAACAAAGCCGTCAATGTGATTATTGCTGTCTTTGCTGTCTTTTCAATCCCTTGAACACTTGCATGGGCTTTTAGCATTTGTTAAACAGGAAAAGaaagggcttttttataaaatgatccTGTAGAATTCTGAAATTGACAAAATGATtctgtgaaaattttatttgtaaaactaaccctcatttcgccacgtgggcgccacgtcaggtaattctcacaaagacggtgaattgttcaccgtctttgtagtTCTGTCGTGAAGACGGTggatggttcaccgccttcagaaggcggtgaaccatccaccgcctttagtgcaaaaccTCTTCTCCTGCTTCCCGAAGGCCGCCTTTCCAACAGCTTAGCTTGTGCCCTTGAGAaggcgatgaatggttcaccgcctacAGTTCTGGGCCGCCTTATCAGCAAATCCTTGCGCAAGTTAGCGATGTTGTGGCCTAGACAAGAcgatgaatcgttcaccgtcttagacggtgaacgattcaccgtcttatgaagacggaggcggtgaacgattcaccgtctttagtgtaaAATTCCCACCCAGCCAAATTTTGAAACTCCCACCCagccaaattttggctaagtcctgtaATTCgggctaaaacacagataagacgatgaatggttcaccgtcttatcagtgctgcactaaaggcggtgaatggttcaccgcctttagtgcaaacgaCCCCCAGTCCAGGACTTAGCTATTTTTTTTGCGGCTTTCGGGGATTTGcattaaaggcggtgaaccattcaccgcctttagtgcaaacagcaGCAGGTTATTTTTTCAGCTcgattttaaaaacaatttgaaCAATTTTGAGAGAAGAATTTTTACGATAACAAATATTCCAACAAGAAATACAACAAGACAAGTGGAATAACAAGATACAATCAACCggataaaataattaacaaaaatacagacaaatatacaaatatgaactaaataaagtattatataatattatacaaagtaTGCTCTCTAAATCAATAATATACCATCAGTCTTTCgatcttcctcttctttgaCGTCCTCGGTCACGTCCTCATGCACGGCCACGTCCACGTCCACGTCTACGGCCACGATCCACATCGAGTTCAGCAATAGGTACGTCATCAAGTGTCTCGATACCGGCCATCTAATTGCGATGATGATGCCCTCGGGGTGCTCCGGAATCGCCTGAGTCTCCTCTGGCTCAGATTGATCACCCTCGATAGTGGCCGGTGTAAATGCTGGGCGGAGCTGTGATGATGACACGCCATAACGTCGAGAATATACTGATTTAAAGTGCGTTCGAGAGACTGGCGGCGGAAGCGAGTCCAAGTCCGATGTCAAGAAAGGAAATCTCAAAAAAACGGCTAGCATATCTATAACATCAGTAGGAAATAGAGATCGTGACACTCGCAGGCTCGATGTCGAGTATGATTCAGTAGGAGTCTCTAGCTGTCTCCTGTGATGACCCGATGTCGACGCATGATCAAAATCTCGACCTCCGATATCAGAGACAACATGTATGATAGAAAGGTGCTCCAGTACTGACTCAATATGGTCATAGATGCCCGTCAATGGCTCCAGTATCGTATGGTTCGCAGGTAAATCATGAATTAGCTCTCTGATGCTATAGTGAGTCTGTCGTAATGCGTCCAACTGCATTGTAGATAATCTCACTTTTTTCAATctatattaaatataagattaaaaaaatatttaacataTGAGTGATCGTACCAAAACTCTCTCGGTCTGGCCGCGAGACTGGTAAGTCAATGGTGAACGCTGTACTGGACGAGAAATCCATCTTCTCGTGATCTTCCAATACCACTGCATATAAATGGAGGTCATCTATATCGGGTCATCACCGACAATCGGCAGCTGGTCAAAAATGGCCTGTAACTTGTTTACCCATCTCTCGATGTGTGCAGTATGAAAGTGGGTCCAATCCTCATTCGGTCGCCCCTGAGAAGTGACAGGACGGATGGTCTCCACGGGAATGGGTATATGCTGAAGGAGATCAAACTGCCGTAGAACTCGATCCGGTACGGAAGCTAAACAATATTAAAAGCAATCAGCGTCGTCCTCGATCGCCATATCTCACTGCCCTGTACACAGTATCGGTAGCATAGCTATAATAGCATTTGTGTACGGCCGCCATATAATCtgtgaaaaaattaataatagtcAGGTGAATGCATTAATACGgttgtatattgaaaaaaatgatTACATTAATACGTACCTGGGACTTTCCCTGCTGATCCAACTCATCTAGATAGAACTCAATATCCGTCGTCCTAACATTTGCTCCAAAACGTAATTCGTCGGCATTCATTCATCTAATATTTGAAAAGTATACGTGTTAGTTgcaaatgtatatatagaaatgtaatatgtatcaaatttatatatcataCCAGCAACCCAAAGAGCAATCAGCCATATCGGCAATAGCTCCAACACTAGTAGGTCTATATATAGAAATGTAATATGTATTAAATTTATATGTCATACCAGCAACCCAAAGAGCAATCAGCCATATCGGCAATAGCTCCAACATTAGTAGGTCGTCCGACATGAAGATGGTCCCACTcccaaatctataaataaattataataaattaaatatatgatcTTAAATAGGAGAAgctttatataacaattattatatattacttatAATACTTGTACTAATGTCGCGAAACAACAGAATTCGACATTTCCTTGAAATGAAGTCGATCCCAATGCTCGATAAAAATAGGCCAATGCTGTTGCACCCCAGACTAAACCGCCACATGCATCAGAATTCGCCAAAAGTGGCAGCCACTTAAACTGAACTCTACATCCAGTGAGGTTTGGAAATAGATTACAGCCAatctgatataatatatatgcatgtgctGTGGCTACAACTAAACCAGCAGGGACATGCAAATGTATATGGTGGAAGTGCTGgtatatccaatctaatctaatctgaCCAGTTTTGATGTCATCTAGCACAGCCCCTAAAAGCACCTGACAAACCTCTATCCACGGATATTAAAAGCACCTAACAAACCTCTATCCACGGATATTGTACTCCTAGTGACAGATGCTCCATCGACACGAAGACCAGAAATAACCGCCACATCTTGAAGTTAATCGTCATCTCACCGTGGTAGAAATGAAAAGTCTGAGTCTCTCGTCTTTATCTCTCGAGCAGAGCTCCTAATAAAGCATGATCCAGCTGCAGACACAAAAGTCGAGAAATATAATAGAAGCAAGACTGTCGTAGCAGATCTAGCACCGCTGGATGATCAAGATCCCACTGATTTAATATGCGGTAATGCTCTATGAATTGAACTCCGCGATATCCCTACAGTgacaaaaaaattgttaaaacaACATGTCTATGCATAAATACTAATGATAACTTTTAGATCAATAATTTTGACTCTCACCTCACTCGTGATAAATGACGACCTATGGAAATGCTGCTTTGTCAGGGTAGACGAATCAACTGATCCCGCCTCCTATAGATCTACCATCtgcaattttaaaaattttttaattagtaatatatttacaaaaagcGCATTTAATATTGaaagttttataaataattaaaagttagatAACAAATCCTACGTCGACGTCCTTGTTATACTATCTCTGTATTTCGTGGACAGGTGTTTCTGTAATGACCTTCCTGCTTATAAATACTATATTTTGTTTGTCGCCCACTGATTTCGTCCATTATATTACAAATACATGTTGATCGTGGTCGACCTTTCTTCCTTCTCACGGAAAGCGGTACAATTGGTGGGCCCTGAAGTCATGGCCAGTGTCGCCTGTCTAGAACTAGATGGAAATGCGGGGCGTATTTCTGTCGATAACGCTCTACAGTATACTAATGGGAACAAAGATAATGATAATCTATTCTTCTTTAAAATGCTAAAATCACAATCACAATCCGCATAAGTGCAACGTGCAAAGTGCTAAAAGATGCGAGTAAGGTATGCCCGTTAACTTGAATTCACCGCAATCACAATCCGCATCTGATCCATTCAAGGTAACATTGTAATTGAAATGTCCTGCTTGAACTTCAGACTTAACAGGCCCAAATCGATATATAATGTGTCACCGCGCCGTTACCATATTCATCGCAATCCGACTTTCTATTTTAGGTGCTAACATGGACGTCATAATGTCACCATTTTTACGacactttaaaaaataactattaagtTTGTAAAAAGTTTCCGGAACAAATGCCGTTATAGGCAGAGCACGAATTCTCTTAAGTACCCCATTTAAACTCTCGGACATATTGGTGATCATCAACCCGAAGCGTCGCCCTCCATCAAATGGCCACACCCAATACTCACTGTATACTTCAAGCTTATCGACCCACTTCCAAGCATCCTGATCTAACgccagtaattttttttttcagtttataATATTGTACCGGTGTTGAAGCACTGCCAATAGTATAGAATTTGTCTAATAACGAATCATTTTTAAAAcgcttatttatatttattttcatgtgTCGAAAACACCACCGGTGTGCATGCCCCTGTCGCATAGGATATATCTCAGCCGCTATTTTCTTTCAGCTACTAAATCgatcatatataaaataaatcggACGATTGCGTATAACATAATGCTGCAAGTTTTGTAAAAACCAACACGAACTTCCACCATATTTTTCTTCGCATATAGGATAAGTTAAGAAAAAAATGCTATCATTTGTATCGACAGCCGTTGCTATCAATGCATGGCCTTCGTATTTGCCATACAAGTTAGTGATATCAATGCTCACCACCGGCCGACAATATGCGAATTCACGAATAGAATGAGCAAATGATCAAAAAATACGACCAAACTGATATATTTCGTCTGGTGGCCATCTATGATTAAGGCACCAAAAAATACCATGATTACTACTCTGCAGCATAGTAAGATATCGAGGCAAGTCTGCGTATGACTGCTCCCAGCTCCCATAAATAATCTGTAATGCTTTGCTCCTTTCTAGCCATACCTttcaataatttatttgaacatGCAAAGTGGATCGCACTGTTTCCTACACTTCATTTGGCGTAATATTAAGTCTTACCTTCATTAACGGGAGAATCACTTGGcatatgaaatttgaagtacAATTACGATGCGCTGCATTTAGCATTGAAATAAAACAAGTGTGTTGACCCGCATATGTCTTAACTCTAAAATATGTTGTATCTTTAGGAATCGAAACGTGTAATCTCCAAAGACATCTCTCAACTGTGCATTTTACTATATAAGTTGTTTTGGTGGATTTCAAAACCTTCATCTGAATATTGTGAGTAATGTGCCATTGATTTGGAGCGTCCACTAAAGATGCCTTATCATAAAAGATTTGACGAAACTAAGTCCCGTC
This genomic window from Ananas comosus cultivar F153 linkage group 3, ASM154086v1, whole genome shotgun sequence contains:
- the LOC109707719 gene encoding mitochondrial inner membrane protein OXA1-like (The sequence of the model RefSeq protein was modified relative to this genomic sequence to represent the inferred CDS: added 38 bases not found in genome assembly); this encodes AAAAAPAPYAGEVAAAAADSFFPVAALQYLIDGVHSVTGLNWWACIALTTILIRSATVPLLLNQLKATVKLNMMRPELEQLKQEMQNSMDPQSLQEGQKRMNALFRKYGVTPFTPLKGVFIQGPIFVSFFFAISNMVEKVPSFKGGGALWFTDLTTPDQLYIFPVLTSLTFLATVELNMQEGMEGNPMANKMKNFSRVLALFTVPFTASFPKAIFCYWITSNIFSLLYGFALKRPPVRKFLNLPEIVPQAAGAPQPSFSFFGNSKSITPVASPLQAKEATQSITTERRVSSSAVMSQRIRNLEKTVKARGKPKRR